From a single Nicotiana tomentosiformis chromosome 2, ASM39032v3, whole genome shotgun sequence genomic region:
- the LOC138905639 gene encoding uncharacterized protein, translated as MTVTQYESRFVDLARNALILLPTEGERVRRFIEGLTHPIRLQMAKETGSEISIQAAANVARRIAMVLAQERGQRSNKRPCQFGGFSGASFGGRGNFCKGHPHRPFHSALHASHGVSGSHGSIMPYYGQPTFSAHSAPISAPLLQSYYNGYPSHLSQLKLQQLRHHDGCYECGNISHIRSIYGFDESDVQALFGFFYGCIH; from the exons atgactgttactcagtatgagtcccgttttgtggatttggcccgtaaTGCTCtcattttactacctactgagggagagagagtgaggaggtttattgagggactcactcacccaatcaggcttcagatggccaaggagaccggaagtgagatttccattcaggcggctgctaatgtcgcgaggaggatcgcgATGGTTCtcgcacaggagagagggcagaggtctaataagaggccttgtcagttcggtggtttcagtggtgcctcgtttggaggcaggggtaatttttgtAAGGGTCATCCTcacagaccgtttcattcagcacttcatgcatctcacggtgtttcagggagtcacggttctattatgccttactatgggcaaccaacatttagtgcacattcagctcctatcagtgcaccactactccagagttactacaacggttatccATCTCATTTGAGTCAGCTTAAGCTTCAGCAGCTACGGCATcatgatgggtgttatgagtgtgggaacattagtcacatcaggag catttatggatttgatgaatcggatgTTCAAgctctatttggattcttttatggttgtattcattga
- the LOC104115215 gene encoding protein PHLOEM PROTEIN 2-LIKE A10-like → MAVNYMDLKQIKKELVYTQKNKKLIVALAALGVTDFGAYKAYNSSSMALKRERLLKLVDAVVSLAEMVSDSADAIGIFSRDLKEFIRSESDQIPRSLKQILKIPQSDELSESVVKVTSALTIGFLKGYEQETERTDSGLFDQILNKLFSDAGSGFASVIVGSFARNLVLAFYSVKQSSDIEYAVPVWVAALFEDKCRELIGNCVQLFVSTAVTVYLDKTMHINTYNEIFTGLANPKNEAKMREMLVTICNGAVETFVKTSHQILTSTEMDSSAVSVNSFKGEQFLDEDSEWMNKVSNTLVVPCNTRFILDLSGRVIFECVKSFVEFLLEKLYECLRRYVDFINEEVVDRTTEVYRCVCVKSSAVINLCLSLCVDILNGPWILVLT, encoded by the coding sequence ATGGCTGTGAATTATATGGATTTGAAGCAAATAAAAAAGGAATTGGTTTATACTCAAAAGAATAAGAAGTTGATTGTTGCTTTGGCAGCTCTAGGTGTCACTGATTTTGGTGCATACAAAGCTTATAACTCATCTTCTATGGCTTTAAAAAGGGAAAGATTGCTTAAGCTTGTTGATGCAGTTGTTTCTTTAGCTGAAATGGTATCTGATTCTGCTGATGCAATTGGGATTTTCTCAAGAGATCTAAAGGAATTTATACGATCAGAATCTGATCAAATTCCTAGAAGTTTAAAGCAGATTTTAAAGATTCCTCAGTCAGATGAGCTTTCAGAGTCTGTTGTTAAGGTTACTAGTGCTTTGACTATTGGATTTCTCAAAGGTTACGAGCAAGAGACGGAGAGAACTGATTCTGGTTTGTTTGACCAAATCCTAAATAAACTGTTTTCTGATGCAGGGAGTGGTTTTGCTTCAGTTATTGTAGGGAGTTTCGCGAGGAATTTAGTACTGGCCTTTTATTCTGTTAAACAGAGTTCAGATATTGAATACGCTGTTCCAGTATGGGTTGCTGCTTTGTTTGAGGATAAGTGCAGAGAATTGATTGGAAATTGTGTGCAATTATTTGTGAGCACTGCTGTTACTGTTTATCTTGACAAGACAATGCATATCAACACCTACAATGAGATATTCACTGGGTTGGCAAATCCCAAGAATGAAgctaaaatgagagaaatgctAGTGACCATATGTAATGGTGCAGTAGAAACTTTTGTCAAAACTTCTCATCAAATTTTGACAAGTACCGAGATGGATTCATCTGCTGTTTCAGTTAATAGCTTCAAAGGGGAACAGTTTTTGGATGAGGACAGTGAGTGGATGAATAAAGTATCAAATACTTTGGTAGTGCCATGCAATACGAGGTTTATTCTTGATTTGAGTGGGAGAGTTATTTTTGAGTGTGTTAAATCTTTTGTGGAGTTTCTACTGGAAAAGTTATACGAGTGTTTGAGAAGATATGTAGATTTTATCAATGAGGAGGTTGTTGACAGAACTACAGAAGTTTATAGGTGTGTGTGTGTGAAGTCCTCTGCTGTTATTAACTTATGCCTTAGTTTGTGTGTAGACATTTTGAATGGCCCTTGGATTTTGGTTCTTACTTAA
- the LOC104115214 gene encoding thioredoxin-like protein AAED1, chloroplastic, with translation MATMTSLQSLTLAKFPSLSSLTPTSFKFLDPFPASLSPSAASFTATASIFSPIRPTKPKRISLVTNASSTTAFPQNIGDVLADVTIFTATGESVKFEDLWDQNEGVAVVALLRHFGCPCCWELAKALKESRERFESAGVKLIAVGIGAPSKARILAERLPFPLDCLYADPDRRAYDVLGLYYGFGRTFFNPASAKVLSRLKELQEATKNYTIEATPDDRSGVLQQGGMFLFKGKQLLYAWKDEGTGDHAPMEDIFHVCCKVPVV, from the exons ATGGCAACCATGACATCTCTGCAGAGCCTAACACTTGCAAAATTCCCTTCACTTTCTTCCCTGACTCCCACCTCTTTCAAGTTTCTTGACCCTTTTCCAGCTTCCTTATCACCCTCTGCTGCTTCTTTCACTGCCACTGCATCTATCTTTTCTCCAATTAGACCCACTAAACCAAAACGAATTTCGTTGGTGACTAATGCTTCTTCCACCACTGCTTTCCCCCAGAATATCGGTGATGTCCTCGCTGATGTTACAATCTTCACTGCCACTGGTGAGTCCGTCAAGTTTGAGGACCTTTGGGATCAAAATGAG GGAGTAGCTGTTGTTGCACTCTTGAGGCATTTTGGCTGTCCATGCTG TTGGGAACTTGCTAAAGCACTCAAAGAGTCAAGGGAAAGATTTGAATCTGCTGGTGTAAAGCTAATTGCTGTCGGTATCGGTGCTCCTAGCAAAGCTCGTATTCTTGCTGAAAGG CTACCATTTCCATTGGATTGCTTGTATGCTGATCCAGACCGCAGG GCATACGATGTTCTAGGCTTGTATTATGGTTTTGGGCGCACATTTTTCAACCCAGCAAGT GCTAAAGTGCTCTCCAGACTCAAAGAACTGCAAGAAGCTACAAAGAACTACACCATTGAAGCCACCCCCGATGACAGAAGTGGCGTCTTGCAGCAG GGAGGGATGTTTCTCTTCAAAGGGAAGCAATTGTTGTATGCATGGAAGGATGAAGGAACAGGTGACCATGCTCCGATGGAAGATATCTTTCATGTTTGCTGCAAAGTTCCTGTTGTATAA